TCCGATCGAGCACGGCGCGGATGTCGTGGTCCACTCGGCGACGAAGTTCCTCGGCGGGCACGGCACCACCATCGGCGGTGTGGTGGTGGACGGCGGCACGTTCGACTTCGGTGCGCACGCCGAGCGGTTCCCCGACTTCAGCTCCCCCGACCCGAGTTACCACGGTCTGCGGTACTGGCCGGATCTGGGGCCCAGCGCCTTCGCGGTGAAGCTCCGGGTCCAGCTGCTGCGCGACCTGGGCCCCGCCCTCTCCCCGCACTCGGCGTTCCTGCTGCTGCAGGGTGTGGAGACACTCAGCCTCCGGCTGGAGCGGCGCACATCCAATGCCCGGGCCCTGGCCGAGTGGCTGGAGCGGCGCGACGAGGTGTCGGCCGTGCACTACGCGGGACTTGAGTCGAGCCGGTGGTACGAGGCGGGGCGCCGCTATCTGCCCCGCGGCGCCGGGGCCGTGCTCGCCTTCGAGCTGCGCGACGGGGTGGAGGCGGGGAAGCGGTTCGTGGACGCGGTCGAGCTGTTCAGCCATCTCGCCAACATCGGTGACGTACGGAGCCTGATCATCCATCCGGCGTCGACCACCCACAGCCAGCTGTCCGAGGAGCAGCTGGCCGCCACCGGGACGACCGCCGGGCTGGTGCGGCTCTCGGTGGGGCTGGAGAACGTGGACGACCTCAAGGCCGATCTGGAGGCCGGGTTCCGGGCAGCGAAGGCGGCGTCCTGAACCGGACGGCCCCCTCCCCCGTACTCCCCCTCCCGCCGGCCACCGGAGGCCGGCGGGAGGGGGATCCGCCCGGCCGCCTGGCCTGGGTGACCCTGGACCGGCCGCTGCCGCTGGAGTCCGGCGGTGTGCTGCCCGGGGTGCGACTGGCGTACGAGACATGGGGGCGGCGGGCACCCGACGGCTCCAACACGGTGCTGGTGCTGCATGCCCTGACCGGTGACAGCCATGTGGCCGGGCCTGCGGGGCCCGGGCATCCCACGGCCGGCTGGTGGGATGCGCTGGTCGGGCCCAAGAAGGCGCTGGACACCGACCGCTGGTTCGTCGTCGCGCCGAATGTGCTCGGCGGCTGCCGGGGCAGCACCGGCCCCTCGTCGTACCGTCCCGAAGGGCCGCACTGGGGTGGCGACTTCCCCCATCTGACGGTCCGTGACCAGGTGGCGGCCGAGGCCGCGTTGGCCGACGCGCTGTCCATCGGACGGTGGGCCGCGGTGATCGGGGGCTCGATGGGCGGCATGCGGGCGCTCGAATGGGCGGTGGGCCGGCCGGAGCGCACCGGCTCGCTGCTGGTGCTCGCGGCGTCCGCGGCGGCGTCGGCGGAGCAGATCGCCTGGGGCGCCGTGCAGGTCTCCGCGATCCGCTCCGACCCCGGTTGGCAGGGCGGCCACTACCACCAGGCGCCGCCGGGCGGTGGCCCGCACCGGGGCCTCGGTCTGGCCCGCCGGATCGCCCATGTGACGTACCGCAGCGAACCCGAGCTCGGGTCACGGTTCGGCGGCGAGGCGCAGCCGGGTGAGCATCCGTGGCGCGGCGGCCGGTACCGGGTGGAGTCCTATCTCGACCACCACGCGGCCAAGCTGGTGCACCGCTTCGACGCGGGCAGCTATGTGACGCTGACCGAGGCGATGAACGGGCACGATGTCGGGCGCGGGCGCGGTGGCATCGCGGCGGCGCTGCGCCGTGCCCGGATGCCCGCACTGGTCGCGGGCGTCGACTCCGACCGGCTCTATCCCCCGGCGCAGCAGGCGGAGCTGGCCTCGCTGCTGCCGGGTGCGGACCGGCTCAGGATCGTGGAGTCGCCCCACGGGCACGACGGTTTCCTGATCGAGACGGGTCAGGTCGGCTCCCTGGTACGGGAGTTGTTGTCCGGCGGGCCGGAGGCCGTCCCGGTCCGCTGACGCACCACCCGCAGTCCCCATCCGCATCCTCCTCGTCCCCTGGAGTTGTTCATGAGACCCGTTCCACCGTCCGAGGCCGCGTACGACGGGATGCGGCTTCGTCAGTGGTCGCGCGGTGCCGCGCGGTCCGCCGGTATCGACCGCCGCGATCTGCTGAAACTGGTGGCGGCCGCCTCGGCGGCCGGGCCGCTGGCCGGGCTCGCGGCTCCCGCGCATGCGGCGCCCACCGCCGCCGCTCCCGGGATCATGAAGCCCCTGCCGCCCGAACTGTTCACCGTGCGCGGCACCAACGCCGAGACGAACTTCGCGGCGCTGCGCACCACCGGGCTGCTCACTCCGGCCGACCGGTTCTTCGTGCGCAATCACACCGTCACCCCGCGGATCGACGCGGCGGACTGGAGGCTGACCGTGTGGGGCAGCGGGCTCGGGGGCCCGGCTGTGGAGTTCACGTACGACGAACTGCGCGCGCTGCCTTCGGTCTCCCGCACCGCGTTCGTCGAGTGCGCGGGCAATGCCCGCAGTTACTACACGACACAGCAGAACCAGCAGGTCAGCGGCACCGCCTGGACTCTGGGCGCGATCGGTACGGCCCGCTGGCGCGGGGTGCGGCTCGTCGATGTGCTGCGGCTCGCGGGCATCGCCAGGGACGCGGTGGATGTGCTGCCGCGTGGCCTCGACGACGAGGTGATCAGCGACGGGATCGATCTGGGCCGGGTGCGCAGGCCGCTGCCGGTGGCCAAGGCGCTGGACGACGTGCTGCTCGCGTACGAGATGAACGGTGAGCCGCTGCCGCCCGACCACGGACATCCGGTGCGGCTGATCGTGCCGTCCTGGGTCGGCATCGCGAACATCAAGTGGGTCGGCGACATCGAGGTGTGCGCCGAGCCGCTGCTCTCCCCGTGGAACACCGGGCTGTACCGGCTGTTCGGCCCCGGCTATCCGCCGGAGGGCAGCGCCCCGCTGACCCGGCAGACGCTGAAGAGCGCGTTCGAACTGACCGCCGGTGCGTCGGTGCCCGCGCACCGGCGCCAGGTGCTCACGGGACGTTCCGGGTCGGGCGGGGCGCCGGTGCGCACGGTGGAGGTCAGCACCGACGGCGGCGCCCGCTGGCGGCGTGCGCGGCTGCGCGACGAGCCCCGCAGCGGAAGCTGGGTCCGCTGGTCGGCCGACTGGCTGCCGAAGGAGCGGGGTCCGGCGGTGCTGCCGGCACGGGCGACCGACCGGACCGGCCGTACGCAGCCGGACGTGGCGGTCCGCAACACGCAGGGCTATCTCTTCGACGCCGTCGTACGGCACGAGGTACAGGTCGTCTGACGGGCGAGGGTCCGTCGCAAAGACGGCCTCGCACGGCCGTGACCCGGGCGACGGCACCCGGGCACGGCCGTCAGTCGCCGGCCTTCTGCGCCGGACGGCCCGCGTAGTAGGTGGCAATCATGTCCTCGCCGCCGTGGCCGGCCGCCTCCGCGCGCTCGAACCGTGCGGCCGACGCGGCGACCAGGTCCAGCGTGGCCCCGGACCGTTCGGCGGCTTCGAGGATGAGGCGGGTGTCCTTGAGCGCGGTGGACAGGGTGAAGCTGGGGGTGAGGTCGCCGGAGATGACCGCCGCGGACTTGCCCTGGAGATACGGGGAGTCGAGCGGGCCGCCCTTCATCACGTCGAGGAACGACTGCGGGTCGATGGACAGTCCCTCGGCGAGGTTGAGGCACTCCGCGATGCTGCCCACCAGGTTGATGACCCAGGTGTTGACGACGAGTTTCAGCCGGGAGGCGGCGCCCGGTTCCTCGCCGACCCAGGCCGTGCGCTGCCCGATCGCGTCCAGAACCGGGTCCACCGACGGCCGGACGGCGGACGGGCCGGAGACGAAGACCGTCAACGCGCCCTGTTCCGCGGGCTGTTTGGTTCCGGAGACCGGTGCGTCGAGATAGATCAGCCCCGCGTCCGCCGCGCGCCGGGCGAGATCGGTGGTGGCATCGGGCCCGACGGTCGAGCTCTGGAGCAGGATCTGCCCGGCGTTCAGTCCAGGGCCCGCGGCGGCGAGTGCGGCGGCGACGGCGGGGCCGTCGTTGACCATGGTGAGGATGACATCGGCTCCGCGCACGGCTTCCTCCGCAGTCTGTGCGACCGTGGCGCCATCGGCGGCGAGCGGGGCCGCCTTGGCCTGAGTACGGTTCCAGACGCGGACGTCGAGTCCGGCGCGGAGCAGGCTGCGGGCCATGCCCGATCCCATGATTCCGGTGCCGAGGACGGCGACGGTCGGTCGCCGCGGGGCGGTTTTTGCAGCGCTTGAGGTCATGAGGGGACTCCCTTCGTCGGCCACGCCCCGGTCGGCTCGCGGCGCGGTGGGTTATCAGGATTGCCGCAGCGCGCCTTCCAGGACGGCAGCGTGCACGGCCCTGGCGAGTCGCGCGCCCCAGCGGGAGCGTGGTCCTGCGAAGGGTTCGCCGGGGGCGGGCCCCGGGGCGGGGGCGGCGATGCAGACGGCGTCCGTGGGGGTGCCCGAGCAGTCGAGTCCGGCGTCCAGGAGTGCCTGGACCTTGGCCTCGGTGGCCGTGGCGACCGCGTTGACGAGAGCGGCGTCACAGAGTGCCACGGGCAGGGTGACGACGATGTTGACCGTGCCCGGCCGCGGCGGTCCTTCGGCGCCCTCGGCCGGCGCGGCGGCCCAGCCCCGTACACCGAGCCCGCAGGTGGCGGTCGCCGTCACCCCCTCGTCGGAGGCGACGGTGTACGCGGTGACATCGGCGGCCGTCATCAGCCCGGCGCCGGGTCCGGTGAGGAGTTCCAGGGCGGCGATCTCGGCGAGGTGACGGTCGGGGTCCAGGCGGGGGTATCCGCCGGGCACCTGGGCGTTGAGGATCCAGGCGCGCGGGCCCATGCCGCCGCCGAGCACGGCGCTGCTGCACACCCGCCATCCCGGGCCGAGCCGCCACACGAGATGGTGCAGGTCCAGGCCGTCCTCATGCCGGGTCAGCAGCTCGCCACGCTGTTCGGGCAGCCGGATGCGTACGGAACTGATGAGGCACCCCCGGTGACACGGCAGGACAAGGGCCGACGCTCGGCACGCGGCCCGTCGATCATATGCCTGTTCGAGCATGCCGAACCTACGGTCGACACGCCGGCCCCGAGGCGTGTTGCCAGTGGCCACGGTCGTCGGCGATCACGCACCTCTTCGGACCGTCAGGAGTTCATGCAGATACCGCTTGGTGATGCGCCCTCCGTGGTGCTTCTCGATCAGGGCGCGGATGCACGCGAGCAGACCGTTTCGCGCGCCGGGGGCCAGATCGCGGTGGCCCGAGTAGGTCATGAGGAGGTCCAGATACTGCTCGGCCGTGTACGTGATCTCCCGTGCGTGCCGGCCCACCCGGACCGGCCCGTCCCAAGGAGGGTGTTCGAGTTCTCCGAAGACCGTGTTCATCGACGCCTCGTCCGACAGCCGGACACCCGGTCGGGTGGCGGGGTCCCAGCGCTCGTAGCACCGTTGCGCCTGTGCGAAGAACTCCTCGCTGCCGCCCGCCACATGATGGGTGGTGACGATGGCCAGCGTCCCACCGGGCCGTAGCGCGTCCGCCGCCGCCGTGAAGCGCCGTGCGGGGTCGATCCAGTGGATGGCGGTCGCGCACACCACCAGATCGAAGGGGTCCGGCGGAGGCGTCCACTCCTCGAACGGGGACACCTCGACATGGGCGCGGGGAAAGCCGCGCAGATTGCGTCGCGCCACGGCCGCCAGCGAGGGGCCCAGTTCGACGGCCGTCAGCTCACACCCCGGTTCGGCGAGCGCCACCGTCAACTGACCGGTTCCAGGGCCCACTTCGAGCACTCTGCTCCGAGAGGTGAGACCGGACAGGGCCG
This sequence is a window from Streptomyces sp. NBC_01217. Protein-coding genes within it:
- the metX gene encoding homoserine O-acetyltransferase MetX, which encodes MNRTAPSPVLPLPPATGGRREGDPPGRLAWVTLDRPLPLESGGVLPGVRLAYETWGRRAPDGSNTVLVLHALTGDSHVAGPAGPGHPTAGWWDALVGPKKALDTDRWFVVAPNVLGGCRGSTGPSSYRPEGPHWGGDFPHLTVRDQVAAEAALADALSIGRWAAVIGGSMGGMRALEWAVGRPERTGSLLVLAASAAASAEQIAWGAVQVSAIRSDPGWQGGHYHQAPPGGGPHRGLGLARRIAHVTYRSEPELGSRFGGEAQPGEHPWRGGRYRVESYLDHHAAKLVHRFDAGSYVTLTEAMNGHDVGRGRGGIAAALRRARMPALVAGVDSDRLYPPAQQAELASLLPGADRLRIVESPHGHDGFLIETGQVGSLVRELLSGGPEAVPVR
- a CDS encoding sulfite oxidase, with the protein product MRPVPPSEAAYDGMRLRQWSRGAARSAGIDRRDLLKLVAAASAAGPLAGLAAPAHAAPTAAAPGIMKPLPPELFTVRGTNAETNFAALRTTGLLTPADRFFVRNHTVTPRIDAADWRLTVWGSGLGGPAVEFTYDELRALPSVSRTAFVECAGNARSYYTTQQNQQVSGTAWTLGAIGTARWRGVRLVDVLRLAGIARDAVDVLPRGLDDEVISDGIDLGRVRRPLPVAKALDDVLLAYEMNGEPLPPDHGHPVRLIVPSWVGIANIKWVGDIEVCAEPLLSPWNTGLYRLFGPGYPPEGSAPLTRQTLKSAFELTAGASVPAHRRQVLTGRSGSGGAPVRTVEVSTDGGARWRRARLRDEPRSGSWVRWSADWLPKERGPAVLPARATDRTGRTQPDVAVRNTQGYLFDAVVRHEVQVV
- a CDS encoding NAD(P)-dependent oxidoreductase; translated protein: MTSSAAKTAPRRPTVAVLGTGIMGSGMARSLLRAGLDVRVWNRTQAKAAPLAADGATVAQTAEEAVRGADVILTMVNDGPAVAAALAAAGPGLNAGQILLQSSTVGPDATTDLARRAADAGLIYLDAPVSGTKQPAEQGALTVFVSGPSAVRPSVDPVLDAIGQRTAWVGEEPGAASRLKLVVNTWVINLVGSIAECLNLAEGLSIDPQSFLDVMKGGPLDSPYLQGKSAAVISGDLTPSFTLSTALKDTRLILEAAERSGATLDLVAASAARFERAEAAGHGGEDMIATYYAGRPAQKAGD
- a CDS encoding adenosylcobinamide amidohydrolase yields the protein MWRLGPGWRVCSSAVLGGGMGPRAWILNAQVPGGYPRLDPDRHLAEIAALELLTGPGAGLMTAADVTAYTVASDEGVTATATCGLGVRGWAAAPAEGAEGPPRPGTVNIVVTLPVALCDAALVNAVATATEAKVQALLDAGLDCSGTPTDAVCIAAPAPGPAPGEPFAGPRSRWGARLARAVHAAVLEGALRQS
- a CDS encoding class I SAM-dependent methyltransferase — encoded protein: MNTLRGTFDEDAELYDRMRPHYPAALVTELAALSGLTSRSRVLEVGPGTGQLTVALAEPGCELTAVELGPSLAAVARRNLRGFPRAHVEVSPFEEWTPPPDPFDLVVCATAIHWIDPARRFTAAADALRPGGTLAIVTTHHVAGGSEEFFAQAQRCYERWDPATRPGVRLSDEASMNTVFGELEHPPWDGPVRVGRHAREITYTAEQYLDLLMTYSGHRDLAPGARNGLLACIRALIEKHHGGRITKRYLHELLTVRRGA